The proteins below come from a single Candidozyma auris chromosome 3, complete sequence genomic window:
- a CDS encoding SUMO-targeted ubiquitin ligase complex subunit SLX8 — protein MSYVIHISSDEEEDDEVQLLEFRKRTQELIDQAPPKIVKKLNEAECPICFDTVTNATTTFCGHVFCLECLQQSIAASSAQGQTRGKRGVGLCPMCRKQTAFKDALVLRLRTGPKVEPPKDKIDNNDSAGEEDIFIDTTNLMRGVKRKHTDDEEEEKPNDEVGLFVE, from the coding sequence ATGTCCTATGTCATCCACATCTCCtcagacgaagaagaggatgacGAGGTTCAGCTCTTAGAGTTCCGCAAGCGCACTCAGGAGCTTATAGATCAGGCGCCTCCGAAAattgtcaagaagctcaacgaAGCTGAATGCCCGATCTGCTTCGACACTGTCACCAACGCAACCACCACCTTCTGTGGCCATGTCTTCTGCTTGGAGTGTCTTCAGCAAAGCATAGCTGCCTCTTCAGCGCAGGGCCAAACAAGGGGGAAAAGGGGCGTTGGGTTGTGCCCGATGTGTAGAAAACAGACGGCTTTCAAGGATGCCTTGGTGCTACGGCTACGTACTGGACCCAAGGTGGAGCCACCAAAAGATAAGATCGACAACAATGATCTGGctggtgaagaagatattTTTATTGACACCACGAACCTTATGAGGGGTGTGAAGCGGAAACAcactgatgatgaagaggaggagaagcCGAATGACGAGGTGGGTTTATTTGTGGAGTGA
- the RPT2 gene encoding proteasome regulatory particle base subunit RPT2 → MGQGASLPGGGDPSKKKDDKKKEKPKYEPPVESKFGKKRRKGPDTAVKLPSVHPSTRCKLKLLKLERIKDHLLLEEEFIANQEAFQPTEARQAEEREKVDEVRGYPMSIGTLEEIIDDDHGIVSTTAGSEYYVSIMSFVDKGLLEPGCSVLLHHKTVSIVGVLQDDADPMVSVMKLEKSPTESYSDIGGLESQIQEIKEAVELPLTHPELYEEMGIKPPKGVILYGAPGTGKTLLAKAVANQTSATFLRIVGSELIQKYLGDGPRLCRQIFQIAGELAPSIVFIDEIDAIGSKRYESTSGGEREIQRTMLELLNQLDGFDDRGDIKVIMATNKIESLDPALIRPGRIDRKILFENPDANTKKKILTIHTSKMNLSSDVNLDELVTSKDDLSGADIKAMCTEAGLLALRERRMQVKAEDFKTAKERVLKNKVEENLEGLYL, encoded by the exons ATG GGACAAGGTGCATCTTTACCTGGTGGTGGAGACCccagcaaaaagaaagatgacaaaaagaaggagaagcctAAGTATGAGCCTCCAGTGGAGTCCAAGTTCGgtaaaaagagaaggaaaggACCAGATACCGCCGTAAAATTGCCCAGCGTTCATCCAAGCACGAGATGTAAGTTAAAATTATTGAAGTTGGAGAGAATCAAGGACCACTTGCTCTTGGAAGAAGAGTTCATTGCCAACCAAGAAGCTTTCCAGCCAACTGAGGCCAGACAGGcagaagagagagagaaagttgaCGAAGTTAGAGGGTACCCAATGTCAATCGGTACTTTAGAGGAGATCATTGATGACGACCACGGCATCGTGTCAACTACTGCAGGCTCTGAGTACTACGTATCTATCATGTCGTTCGTTGACAAGGGCCTTTTGGAGCCTGGTTGCTCGGTCCTTTTACATCACAAAACTGTTTCTATTGTCGGTGTTTTGCAAGATGACGCGGACCCAATGGTCTCGGTGATGAAATTAGAGAAGTCCCCCACGGAATCCTACTCTGATATTGGTGGCTTGGAAtcacaaattcaagaaataaaagaagctgttgaGTTGCCGCTCACGCATCCTGAGCTATACGAAGAAATGGGTATCAAGCCGCCTAAGGGTGTTATTTTATACGGTGCTCCTGGTACCGGTAAGACTCTCTTGGCTAAGGCGGTTGCCAACCAAACAAGTGCTACttttttgagaattgtCGGGTCCGAGTTGATTCAAAAATACCTCGGTGACGGTCCTAGATTGTGCAGACAGATTTTCCAGATTGCAGGTGAACTTGCACCATCGATAGTTTTCATCGATGAGATTGACGCTATCGGTTCAAAGAGATACGAGTCCACGTCTGGTGGTGAAAgagaaattcaaagaaCAATGTTAGAGTTGTTGAATCAATTAGATGGTTTCGACGACAGAGGTGACATCAAGGTCATTAtggccaccaacaaaattgAATCTTTGGACCCTGCATTAATCAGACCAGGTAGAATCGACCGTAAGATTCTTTTCGAAAATCCTGACGCTAACAccaagaaaaagattttgACCATTCACACATCGAAGATGAACTTATCGTCAGACGTGAATCTAGACGAGCTAGTGACCTCGAAGGATGACCTATCTGGAGCTGATATCAAGGCGATGTGTACAGAGGCAGGTTTGTTGGCattgagagaaagaagaatgcaAGTTAAAGCTGAGGACTTCAAGACCGCTAAAGAAAGAGTGCTCAAGAATaaggttgaagaaaatcttgaaggCTTGTACTTGTAA
- a CDS encoding thioredoxin family protein, whose protein sequence is MRLRLASYSTEPTITELRDTEMFAKFVNSEKPSVIDFYATWCGPCKAIAPIFDKIAAAVPEAQFARVDVDEAQDVAGKNEISAMPTILFFKNGEQSGKIVGADLQQLVKLIEENTGVDIKSRKL, encoded by the coding sequence ATGAGACTCAGACTCGCTTCCTACAGCACCGAACCCACAATCACCGAGCTCAGAGATACAGAAATGTTTGCTAAATTCGTCAATTCCGAGAAACCCTCTGTTATTGACTTCTACGCTACGTGGTGTGGCCCTTGTAAAGCCATTGCACCTATCTTTGATAAGATCGCTGCGGCAGTGCCGGAGGCCCAATTTGCCAGAGTTGACGTCGACGAAGCCCAAGATGTGGCTGGTAAAAACGAAATCTCGGCAATGCCAACTATCttatttttcaaaaatggcGAGCAATCTGGGAAGATCGTTGGTGCTGACCTTCAGcagttggtgaagttgattgaagaaaacacTGGCGTCGACATCAAGTCCAGAAAACTCTAA
- the TRR1 gene encoding thioredoxin-disulfide reductase, with protein sequence MVHHKVTIIGSGPAAHTAAIYLSRAEVKPTMYEGMLANGIAAGGQLTTTTDVENFPGFPKGINGTTLMEQMREQSQRFGTEIITETISKVDFSKRPFKLWTEWNEDAEPITTDAVIIATGASAKRMHIPGEDKYWQQGISACAVCDGAVPLFRNKPLAVVGGGDSACEEALFLTKYASKVYLLVRRDVLRASTIMQKRAKNNEKIEILWNTSAVEAKGDGKVLTSLDIVNNKTNEKSELQVNGLFYAIGHIPATSVFADQLETDETGYIKTEPGTANTSKPFVFAAGDVQDKKYRQAVTSAGTGCMAALDCIAKLEEEEA encoded by the coding sequence ATGGTACACCACAAAGTCACTATCATTGGTTCTGGTCCTGCTGCCCACACCGCTGCCATCTACTTGTCTCGTGCCGAGGTGAAGCCCACCATGTATGAGGGTATGTTGGCTAACGGTATTGCCGCTGGTGGCCAGTtgaccaccaccaccgaCGTGGAGAACTTCCCTGGTTTTCCCAAAGGTATCAACGGTACCACCTTGATGGAGCAAATGAGAGAACAGTCGCAGAGATTCGGTACTGAGATCATCACTGAGACCATCTCTAAGGTCGACTTCTCTAAGAGACCCTTCAAATTGTGGACTGAGTGGAACGAAGACGCTGAGCCTATCACTACTGATGCTGTTATTATTGCCACTGGTGCTTCTGCCAAGAGAATGCACATCCCAGGTGAGGACAAGTATTGGCAGCAGGGTATTTCTGCCTGTGCTGTTTGCGACGGTGCTGTCCCACTCTTCAGAAACAAGCCTTTGGCTGTTGTCGGTGGTGGTGACTCTGCCTGTGAGGAGGCTCTTTTCTTGACCAAGTACGCCTCCAAGGTGTACTTGCTCGTCAGAAGAGACGTGTTGAGGGCTTCCACCATCATGCAGAAGAGAGCCAAGAACAACGAGAAGATCGAGATTTTGTGGAACACATCTGCCGTCGAGGCCAAGGGTGACGGCAAAGTCTTGACCTCtcttgacattgtgaaCAACAAGACCAACGAGAAGTCTGAGCTCCAGGTTAACGGTTTGTTCTACGCCATTGGTCACATTCCAGCTACTTCTGTCTTCGCTGACCAGCTTGAAACTGACGAGACTGGCTACATCAAGACCGAGCCTGGTACTGCCAACACCTCCAAGCCATTCGTTTTCGCTGCTGGTGATGTTCAAGACAAGAAGTACAGACAGGCCGTCACCTCTGCTGGTACCGGCTGTATGGCTGCTCTTGACTGCATTGCCAAGCtcgaggaggaggaagctTGA
- the PEP12 gene encoding SNAP receptor PEP12, which yields MSFSNPFSDDLEADAASNHYKDFPEFESLSQAIDNNLYNINNNQLVSLRNLLGQYEKLLQSDVETIKLNSSRISHKIMEVTGKCTDSFKKINGSAKSLNDYLTECENNHEDSDSLQYLRQKEGVLVNLVKSSLQRYRSLQEKYSSLQKQYVSKMPVSQQEEETSTEDTSVPQKQQSIQITYEPINAEELEQQTLLIEEREREIQQISQDTQEINDIFSNLQDIIQEQSFQIDTIEENINSYSADARGASRELRKAERYQRRSGGRMCCCLIILLSILGSIILISIIF from the coding sequence ATGTCATTTAGTAACCCTTTCTCCGACGATTTGGAAGCAGATGCTGCCTCCAATCACTACAAAGACTTCCCTGAGTTTGAGTCGCTATCTCAGGCCATTGATAATAACCTatacaacatcaacaataATCAGTTGGTGTCCTTAAGGAACTTGCTTGGGCAATATGAGAAGCTATTACAAAGCGACGTTGAAACTATCAAATTAAACTCTTCTAGAATCTCTCACAAGATCATGGAAGTCACCGGAAAATGTACAgactctttcaagaagatcaatgGTAGTGCAAAGCTGCTCAACGACTACTTGACGGAGTGTGAAAATAATCACGAGGATTCCGATTCATTACAATATCTTCGGCAAAAAGAGGGCGTTCTAGTGAATTTAGTAAAGTCCAGTTTGCAAAGATATAGGAGTCTACAGGAAAAGTACTCCAGTTTACAAAAACAGTATGTGAGTAAAATGCCTGTTCTGCAGCAGGAAGAGGAAACCTCCACTGAAGACACTTCAGTTCCtcaaaagcagcaaagtATACAGATCACATACGAGCCAATCAATGCAGAAGAATTGGAGCAGCAGACCCTCTTGATAGAAGAACGTGAACGTGAAATACAACAGATCTCTCAAGATACTCAGGAGATCAATGACATATTCTCCAACTTGCAAGATATCATTCAAGAACAGCTGTTTCAGATAGATACCATTGAGGAGAATATAAATAGTTATAGTGCCGATGCAAGAGGCGCCTCTAGAGAGCTACGAAAGGCTGAGCGCTATCAGAGAAGATCAGGTGGGCGCATGTGCTGCTGTCTTATAATTCTTTTGAGTATTCTAGGGTCTATTATCCTCATATCTATAATTTTTTGA
- a CDS encoding iron-sulfur cluster assembly protein CIA1, with the protein MFELIKSIPAHSDKAWSVHSHSTLPLLATASSDKTSKIYKLSRSKNFPQIAKLEGTHKRSVRAVNFKPHLKSTDTEFIDLPALACGSFDSTISIWGIDEPAEFLDVENEMDEDEEDETAAQAKQKREIDILTSATNEWNLMALIEGHENEIKSVAWNKSGRFLASCSRDKTVWIWETDPETLEEFECVAVLSDHEHDIKHITWHPVQNILASSSYDDTIRVYKQDDDDDDWSCVGLLSGHQGTVWCSAFENPKSLIASADNLRLVSCSDDSTVRIWVSPAPEESRHEQGIPSSIKHRSSEMPWELETVLPPVHKYAIYSVDWSPKSGRIATAGADGQIAVYVFDGKDWKIDSIQKAAHGVYEINCLTWCTLEEGNEVLVSAGDDGYINIWEA; encoded by the coding sequence ATGTTCGAACTTATCAAATCGATACCAGCTCACTCAGATAAAGCATGGAGCGTTCACTCACATAGTACATTGCCCTTGTTGGCTACGGCCCTGAGCGACAAGACTAGTAAAATCTATAAGCTCTCTCGTTCCAAAAACTTCCCGCAGATAGCTAAGTTGGAAGGAACGCATAAGCGATCAGTGAGAGCGGTCAATTTCAAACCACATTTGAAGCTGACAGATACAGAGTTCATTGATCTTCCAGCTTTGGCGTGTGGCTCTTTTGATTCGACGATATCAATATGGGGAATCGATGAGCCCGCTGAGTTTTTGGACGTTGAGAATGAGATggacgaagatgaagaggatgagaCGGCAGCACAGGCaaaacaaaagagagaaataGATATACTCACGAGCGCCACAAACGAGTGGAACCTAATGGCATTGATTGAAGGTCATGAGAATGAGATCAAATCTGTTGCATGGAACAAATCAGGAAGGTTTTTGGCGTCCTGCTCCAGAGATAAGACCGTTTGGATCTGGGAAACAGATCCTGAAACACTAGAGGAGTTTGAATGTGTTGCAGTATTGAGCGATCACGAGCACGATATAAAACATATCACTTGGCACCCAGTGCAAAATATCCTTGCAAGCTCCTCCTACGATGATACCATCAGAGTATATAAGcaagacgatgatgacgatgactGGTCGTGTGTGGGATTACTCAGTGGTCACCAGGGAACGGTTTGGTGCTCTGCATTTGaaaatccaaaatcacTCATAGCATCAGCAGACAATTTGAGACTAGTTTCGTGCTCAGACGATTCAACCGTTCGCATATGGGTGAGCCCTGCGCCTGAGGAGCTGAGACATGAACAAGGAATACCCAGCTCGATAAAACACCGCAGTTCTGAAATGCCCTGGGAGCTCGAAACAGTGCTTCCTCCTGTCCACAAGTATGCGATTTATTCTGTTGATTGGTCACCCAAGAGCGGTAGGATAGCCACAGCGGGGGCGGATGGGCAAATTGCCGTCTACGTGTTCGATGGGAAAGATTGGAAAATTGACAGCATTCAGAAAGCTGCTCACGGGGTCTACGAGATCAACTGTCTCACATGGTGTACATTAGAAGAAGGCAATGAGGTACTTGTGAGTGCTGGAGACGATGGTTATATTAATATCTGGGAGGCATAA
- the CKB2 gene encoding casein kinase 2 regulatory subunit CKB2, with the protein MSGIHENGNDQLTDSSSDFSEYWIDLFLGIKGNEYFCDIDDDYIRDRFNLTGLNQEVSKLPTLVDIITDMADIEHQPEEHRDALEHNARILYGLIHARYILSQRGLNKMFEKYKNGDFGYCPRVHCHLHPLLPIGLSDQPRINSVKLYCAKCEDLYNPKSGRHAIVDGAYFGTSFPAMFFQNFPHAIPVHSRVTYTPKVFGFKVHEYSKLDRWRKLQRRKLEKRLHGYGIAVNNTSGGFIAEDSRSEQQQS; encoded by the coding sequence ATGTCTGGCATCCATGAAAATGGCAACGACCAGCTTACAGACCTGAGCTCTGATTTCTCCGAATACTGGATCGATCTCTTCTTGGGAATAAAGGGTAATGAATACTTTTGCGACATCGACGATGACTATATCAGGGACAGGTTCAACTTAACAGGTCTTAATCAAGAAGTAAGCAAACTCCCCACGCTTGTGGATATCATAACAGACATGGCGGACATCGAGCACCAGCCAGAGGAACACAGAGATGCTTTGGAACACAATGCCAGAATATTGTACGGCTTAATCCACGCAAGATACATTTTATCACAGCGAGGGCTCAACAAAATGTTTGAGAAGTACAAaaatggtgattttggttACTGTCCCCGCGTACACTGCCACTTGCATCCATTACTCCCTATTGGCTTGAGCGATCAGCCCAGAATCAACTCTGTAAAGCTATATTGTGCGAAATGCGAGGACTTGTACAACCCCAAGTCGGGCAGGCATGCCATAGTAGATGGTGCTTACTTTGGAACATCATTTCCTGCTATGTTCTTCCAGAATTTTCCTCATGCTATCCCTGTTCACAGCCGGGTGACATACACACCTAAGGTTTTCGGATTTAAAGTGCATGAATATTCCAAACTAGACAGGTGGAGAAAACTACAAAGGCGAAAGCTCGAAAAACGTCTACATGGGTATGGCATTGCGGTCAATAATACAAGTGGGGGGTTCATTGCTGAAGACTCAAGAAGCGAACAACAGCAAAGTTGA
- the MSW1 gene encoding tryptophan--tRNA ligase MSW1: MIRSSAFKALRTKATVASIERISDFPANSRIFSLIQPTGNIHLGNYLGALKNWKKIANEAPASADCFFGTADLHSLTIMPNPKTLKENRDGAIASLLASGLDPHRCVIFHQSNVPEHAELNWILVCLTSMGALNRMTQWKSKANVNESQSIYSESVMGQTKAGLLLYPVLQAADVLLYNSTHVPVGDDQSQHLELCRGIASTFNHKYGNFFTMPQTLLTPTKKIGSLRSPEKKMSKSDADQNSAVYINDSADVIAKKFRKAVTDSIQGRVTFDPINRPGVSNLINIVSGITDKSIDETVESLSWIKNHKELKDYVTEVVVEEFKGKNAEYEKLMGDRQYLAHVAETGTTKAREVASKNIQEIKKLVGLA; encoded by the coding sequence ATGATAAGATCATCAGCCTTCAAAGCGCTACGCACGAAAGCCACCGTGGCAAGTATAGAGAGAATTAGCGACTTTCCTGCCAACAGTAGGATCTTTTCTCTCATCCAGCCAACTGGTAACATTCATTTGGGAAATTACCTTGGGGCGCTCAAAAACTGGAAGAAGATAGCTAATGAGGCACCAGCTTCGGCCGATTGTTTCTTTGGCACGGCTGATCTTCACTCGTTGACTATAATGCCAAATCCCAAAACACTAAAAGAAAACAGAGATGGCGCTATTGCCAGTCTATTGGCGCTGGGGCTTGATCCACATCGATGTGTGATTTTTCACCAGTCTAACGTGCCTGAACATGCCGAGCTTAATTGGATTCTTGTATGTTTGACGAGTATGGGTGCTCTTAATAGAATGACACAGTGGAAATCAAAGGCAAACGTCAACGAGTCGCAGTCAATATATAGTGAATCGGTGATGGGACAAACGAAAGCGGGGCTTTTGTTATACCCTGTACTCCAGGCAGCCGATGTGCTTCTCTATAACTCGACTCATGTGCCTGTGGGAGACGACCAAAGTCAACATTTGGAGTTATGTAGAGGTATTGCCTCTACGTTCAATCATAAGTACGgaaacttcttcacaatgCCCCAGACGCTTCTCACGCCTACGAAGAAAATAGGCAGCTTAAGGTCGcctgagaagaagatgtcCAAAAGCGATGCTGATCAGAACCTGGCAGTGTATATCAACGATAGCGCTGATGTGATAGCGAAAAAGTTCAGAAAGGCGGTCACAGACTCAATCCAGGGCCGTGTAACGTTTGATCCAATCAACAGACCAGGCGTATCgaacttgatcaacattGTTTCGGGAATCACTGACAAGAGCATTGATGAGACCGTGGAAAGTTTGCTGTGGATCAAGAACCACAAGGAACTCAAGGACTACGTGACcgaggtggtggtggaggaaTTCAAGGGGAAGAACGCAGAGTATGAGAAATTGATGGGAGACAGACAATACTTGGCACACGTTGCGGAAACCGGCACCACCAAGGCTCGTGAAGTAGCATCCAAAAACattcaagagatcaagaagcttgtggGACTAGCATAG
- the PNP1 gene encoding purine-nucleoside phosphorylase has protein sequence MSTLASADYMALLEKAAASIREKLSSFSNTPITKPRVLIICGSGLGGIANTLAPEPRLEIPYGEIPGFRTSTVPGHAGKLIFGTIGENKVPVVCMVGRLHFYEGYTFQETTFPVRLCKLLNVQTVVVTNAAGGVNEKYKPGDLMIIEDHINFPGLAGFHPLKGPNLEEFGPRFQPLSDAYSHELRHLFFKKASQLGVTRAIHEGTYFFAAGPTFESRAEVRMIRTLGGDVVGMSTVPEVIVARHCGMDVLALSLITNAGLGEKPPSAFEEKPKPLDEGMASHDEVLESANEASKDVQAIFTATINEM, from the coding sequence atGTCTACACTCGCTTCTGCTGACTATATGGCGTTGCTCGAAAAGGCGGCTGCCTCCATCAGAGAAAAgctttcctctttttcgAACACTCCGATCACCAAACCCAGAGTGCTCATCATATGTGGATCTGGCTTAGGCGGCATTGCCAACACATTGGCACCTGAACCACGTTTGGAGATTCCCTACGGAGAAATCCCGGGCTTTAGAACATCTACAGTTCCAGGCCATGCTGGAAAGCTCATTTTCGGCACAATTGGCGAAAACAAGGTGCCAGTGGTTTGCATGGTTGGAAGGTTACATTTTTATGAAGGCTACACTTTCCAGGAGACAACCTTCCCTGTCAGGTTGtgcaagcttttgaatgTCCAGACCGTGGTAGTAACAAACGCTGCTGGTGGCGTGAATGAGAAGTACAAACCTGGCGATTTGATGATTATAGAAGACCACATCAACTTTCCTGGTCTTGCAGGCTTCCACCCCTTGAAAGGGCCCAACTTGGAAGAGTTCGGTCCTAGATTCCAACCTCTTTCAGATGCATACAGCCACGAGTTGCGCCActtgtttttcaaaaaagctAGTCAGTTGGGCGTTACGCGTGCTATTCACGAGGGAACCTATTTTTTTGCGGCCGGTCCAACCTTCGAGTCTAGAGCAGAGGTCCGCATGATCCGCACTTTGGGCGGTGATGTTGTGGGCATGTCGACTGTTCCTGAAGTCATTGTCGCCCGTCACTGTGGCATGGATGTGTTAGCATTATCGCTCATCACCAATGCTGGTTTGGGCGAGAAGCCTCCTAGTGCGTTCGAAGAGAAGCCCAAGCCATTAGACGAGGGCATGGCTTCTCACGATGAAGTTTTGGAGAGTGCCAACGAAGCATCCAAGGACGTCCAGGCAATCTTTACAGCTACTATCAACGAGATGTGA
- the SEC13 gene encoding GTPase-activating protein SEC13, producing the protein MVAITDAHDDLIHDAVLDYYGKRLATASSDKTIKIFDIEGTENYKLVETLVGHDGPIWQVAWAHPKFGSILASCSYDGKVIVWKEQPDSRWSEIATHAAHSASVNSVSWAPHELGAVLLCTSSDGKVSLLEFNDDGTTSHVIFDAHAIGVNSASWAPLGASSAKDVGKQQRRFVTCGSDNLAKIWRYDATSNSYVEEATLAGHTDWVRDVAWSPSILVRSYIATASQDRTVLIWSQDSQGVWQKQPLTPEPFPDVCWRASWSLSGNILAVSGGNNKVTLWKENLKGDWMSAGEVEQ; encoded by the coding sequence ATGGTGGCTATCACAGACGCTCATGATGATTTAATTCATGACGCCGTGCTCGACTACTATGGCAAAAGATTGGCAACGGCTTCCTCAGACAAGACCATCAAGATCTTCGATATCGAGGGAACCGAGAACTACAAGTTGGTGGAAACCTTGGTTGGCCACGATGGTCCCATTTGGCAAGTAGCATGGGCGCACCCTAAATTTGGCTCGATCTTGGCCTCGTGCTCGTATGATGGTAAAGTAATTGTGTGGAAAGAGCAGCCTGACCTGAGATGGTCTGAGATTGCAACTCACGCGGCTCACCTGGCTTCGGTAAACTCTGTTTCGTGGGCACCTCACGAGTTGGGTGCTGTTTTGTTGTGTACTTCATCTGACGGAAAAGTTTCGTTGTTGGAATTCAACGATGATGGAACCACATCCCATGTTATCTTCGATGCCCACGCGATTGGCGTGAACCTGGCCTCCTGGGCGCCATTGGGCGCTTCAAGCGCCAAAGATGTTGGAAAACAACAACGAAGGTTTGTTACCTGTGGCTCTGATAATTTGGCAAAAATATGGAGGTACGATGCTACTCTGAACTCCTATGTTGAGGAGGCAACGTTAGCAGGGCACACAGATTGGGTCAGAGACGTTGCGTGGTCTCCATCGATATTGGTCCGCTCGTACATTGCAACTGCCTCCCAAGACCGTACAGTTCTCATCTGGTCTCAAGACAGTCAGGGCGTCTGGCAAAAGCAACCATTAACTCCCGAGCCATTCCCCGACGTGTGTTGGAGAGCCTCATGGTCATTGCTGGGGAACATCTTGGCTGTATCAGGCGGCAATAATAAAGTGACGCTATGGAAGGAGAACTTGAAGGGTGACTGGATGTCTGCTGGGGAAGTAGAGCAGTAA